Proteins encoded within one genomic window of Streptomyces sp. NBC_01314:
- a CDS encoding SpdD protein: MFLPKYPDSPTPPPAHTHAPADPAPVRRSLPAVSISPGVVAAVAVGGVVLTALLAAVAVSAISVAIAAVVLRSLIREQNRR; the protein is encoded by the coding sequence GTGTTCCTGCCCAAGTACCCCGACAGCCCCACCCCGCCGCCCGCACACACCCACGCCCCGGCCGATCCGGCGCCCGTGCGGCGCTCACTCCCGGCGGTCTCCATCAGCCCCGGAGTCGTCGCGGCCGTCGCCGTCGGCGGTGTCGTCCTCACCGCGCTCCTGGCCGCCGTTGCCGTCTCGGCCATCTCCGTCGCCATCGCGGCCGTGGTCCTGCGCTCCCTGATCCGCGAACAGAACCGGCGCTGA
- a CDS encoding helix-turn-helix domain-containing protein: MRDDELLTVADVMARLKLGRSTVYDLIRSRRLPSITIGRCRRIPARALSDYITHEMEAAA; encoded by the coding sequence ATGCGTGACGACGAGCTGCTGACCGTGGCTGACGTCATGGCGCGACTCAAGCTCGGCCGGTCGACGGTCTACGACCTGATCCGCTCCCGTCGGCTCCCCTCGATCACCATCGGCCGTTGCCGCCGTATCCCCGCGCGGGCCCTCAGCGACTACATCACCCACGAAATGGAGGCGGCAGCCTGA
- a CDS encoding helix-turn-helix domain-containing protein: MTIPATARPTPAALARRPAPKPRTPAESIAPGELVGKERMRTMIERGMRISRLHPEARLVALTLLGYAHHKTGVVFPRFRPTLEQLAEATGLTVGQVGVQIQVLTQRGWLCTRRITQGHDTGSLALSLAIPALLLEQVRAARAAETPRQARTAGPDSGTE; encoded by the coding sequence ATGACCATCCCCGCCACCGCCCGGCCGACCCCCGCCGCCCTCGCCCGCCGCCCGGCCCCCAAGCCGCGCACACCCGCCGAGTCCATCGCCCCCGGCGAACTGGTGGGCAAGGAGCGCATGCGCACCATGATCGAGCGGGGCATGCGGATCAGCCGCCTGCACCCCGAGGCACGGCTCGTCGCGCTGACGCTGCTCGGCTACGCCCACCACAAGACCGGCGTCGTCTTCCCCCGCTTCAGGCCCACGCTCGAGCAGCTCGCCGAGGCCACCGGGCTCACCGTCGGCCAGGTCGGCGTGCAAATCCAGGTCCTGACCCAGCGCGGCTGGCTCTGCACCCGCCGCATCACCCAGGGACACGACACCGGAAGCCTCGCCCTGTCCCTCGCCATCCCCGCCCTGCTCCTCGAGCAGGTCCGCGCCGCCCGCGCCGCAGAAACCCCCCGCCAGGCGCGCACCGCCGGCCCCGATAGCGGCACCGAGTGA
- a CDS encoding tyrosine-type recombinase/integrase gives MAGQRKRNPNGAGTITKRKDGRYQCAVYVLQPDGTRARKFAYGKTWQECDTKRRELLAKVDQGVPVPTRSAKLSEWLPYWLDNVIKPRRKLSTYDKYESHVRLYLVPLLGSKRLESLGVADVRRFLVRLEKETTAATAKESHRVLRSALSSACREELITRNVAKLVEPPRTDNRELKPWSLDETLDFLAASRRDPLYAAFVLAIAMGLRRGEIIGLRWSDLDLENRVLYVRQQTQRRRGVLYDDDPKSRRRRVVPLPALCIAPLRWHRMRQSAARAKAGEQWHESSYVFTTRTGRQVEPRNVYRSFTRVAESAGLRVIRLHDARHGTATLLTAAGVAPRVVMEILGHSQISITMDVYTHVVQDTQREAISHMDRLLKRRPVASDRPR, from the coding sequence ATGGCTGGCCAGCGCAAGCGCAACCCGAACGGGGCGGGCACGATCACCAAGCGCAAGGACGGCCGGTATCAGTGCGCCGTCTACGTGCTTCAGCCGGACGGCACCCGCGCCCGCAAGTTCGCCTACGGCAAGACCTGGCAGGAGTGCGACACCAAGCGCCGTGAGCTGCTCGCCAAGGTCGACCAGGGCGTGCCCGTGCCGACCCGCTCGGCCAAGCTCTCCGAGTGGCTGCCGTACTGGCTGGACAACGTGATCAAGCCTCGGCGGAAGCTCAGCACGTACGACAAGTACGAGTCGCACGTCCGGCTCTACCTGGTGCCGCTCCTTGGCTCCAAGCGGCTCGAATCCCTCGGCGTCGCCGACGTACGCCGCTTCCTCGTCCGCCTGGAGAAGGAGACCACCGCGGCAACGGCCAAGGAGTCGCACCGCGTTCTGCGTTCCGCTCTGTCATCCGCCTGCCGCGAGGAGCTGATCACGCGCAACGTTGCCAAGCTCGTCGAGCCGCCCCGCACGGACAACAGGGAGCTGAAGCCCTGGAGCCTGGACGAGACGCTCGACTTCCTCGCCGCTTCCCGCAGAGATCCGCTCTACGCGGCCTTCGTGCTCGCCATCGCCATGGGCCTGCGCCGGGGAGAGATCATTGGTCTCCGCTGGTCTGACCTCGACCTCGAAAACCGCGTCCTCTACGTCCGTCAGCAGACCCAGCGGCGCCGCGGCGTCCTGTACGACGATGACCCCAAGAGCCGCCGCCGACGCGTCGTCCCTCTGCCCGCCCTCTGCATTGCCCCGCTGCGCTGGCACCGCATGCGGCAGTCCGCCGCTCGTGCAAAGGCGGGGGAGCAGTGGCACGAGTCGAGCTACGTCTTCACCACCCGTACCGGCCGCCAGGTCGAGCCTCGGAACGTCTACCGCTCCTTCACCCGCGTCGCAGAGTCCGCCGGCCTTCGCGTCATCCGGCTCCATGACGCTCGCCACGGCACCGCCACGCTCCTCACGGCTGCCGGAGTCGCGCCCCGGGTCGTGATGGAGATCCTCGGGCACAGTCAGATCAGCATCACCATGGACGTGTACACGCACGTCGTGCAGGACACTCAGCGCGAGGCGATCAGCCACATGGACCGGCTGCTCAAGAGGCGGCCGGTTGCGAGTGACCGTCCTCGTTGA
- a CDS encoding phage portal protein — protein sequence MAFVVSSGELSTTGAGVLPAYSAMTLRAAPWEYETIWRTQPQVRTVIGFIARNIAQLGVHVFRRVSDTDRERLRDHPLAQLLAEPLPGMTQYRFIERLVSDLCLYDNWYGIKVKLDSRLRILPVPPTLIRPYGGNWIRPDHYETAGGREFGVDEVVHIHGYSPTDLTYGESPIEALRDLILESAEATKQRKAMWKGGARLTGVLVRPADAPDWDGKDKARFREMWRTFSSGGGAEGGTPILEDGMDYKPVGFNPEQAQYIEARKLTREECAAAYFIPPPLIGILDHATYSNIKEQHAHLYQDTLGPWTVSTPQEFEAQILPDLPGDNRDVYCEFNVEAKMRGDFESQAAAASTATGGPWMTRNEIRARNNLPAVEGGDELIVPMNVTEGGLANPRDTAPDPGDTAPKARGLPRTKASGKPSTIGTFVSERDALEKTLVRFSERQADALLVAAGVKANEDGMPDLLELWAKGSEDRLAQLQALLGNHGFRLAQVGAWEVLDVHNPEAEDWSADVMLAWILAAAETHAAQHEEAGREAVATVQEEGGDGWREALQTAAGAWGTAAAARALTASTELRSFGGHDAAGASGLTKKIWRTGGTNPRASHKAQNGESVSLDDVFSNGLRWPGDGKGETKELVNCNCKLDYEGG from the coding sequence ATGGCGTTCGTGGTCAGCTCCGGCGAACTCTCCACCACCGGGGCCGGAGTGCTGCCCGCGTACTCGGCAATGACGCTGCGGGCGGCCCCGTGGGAGTACGAGACGATCTGGCGCACCCAGCCACAGGTCCGCACCGTCATCGGGTTCATCGCACGGAACATCGCCCAGCTCGGCGTCCACGTCTTCCGGCGGGTGAGCGACACCGACCGCGAGCGGCTGCGCGACCACCCCCTCGCCCAGCTGCTCGCCGAGCCGCTGCCGGGTATGACGCAGTACCGGTTCATTGAGCGGCTCGTGTCCGACCTCTGTCTCTACGACAACTGGTACGGGATCAAGGTGAAGCTCGACAGCAGGCTGCGGATCCTGCCCGTGCCGCCCACGCTGATCCGCCCGTACGGCGGGAACTGGATCCGCCCTGACCATTACGAGACAGCGGGCGGCAGGGAGTTCGGGGTGGACGAGGTGGTCCACATCCACGGCTACTCGCCGACCGACCTGACCTACGGCGAGTCCCCGATCGAGGCTCTGCGGGATCTGATCCTGGAGTCGGCTGAGGCGACCAAGCAGCGAAAGGCCATGTGGAAAGGCGGGGCCCGCCTGACCGGTGTCCTCGTCCGGCCAGCCGACGCACCGGACTGGGACGGGAAGGACAAGGCGCGCTTCCGCGAGATGTGGCGGACGTTCTCCTCCGGCGGCGGCGCCGAGGGCGGCACGCCGATCCTCGAGGACGGCATGGACTACAAGCCGGTCGGCTTCAACCCCGAGCAGGCCCAGTACATCGAGGCGCGCAAGTTGACGCGCGAGGAGTGCGCGGCCGCGTACTTCATCCCGCCGCCACTGATCGGGATCCTCGACCACGCCACCTACAGCAACATCAAGGAGCAGCACGCCCACCTGTACCAGGACACACTCGGCCCCTGGACGGTGAGCACGCCGCAGGAGTTCGAGGCGCAGATCCTTCCCGACCTTCCGGGCGACAACCGGGACGTGTACTGCGAGTTCAACGTCGAGGCGAAGATGCGTGGCGACTTCGAGTCGCAGGCCGCCGCAGCGTCGACCGCGACGGGCGGGCCGTGGATGACACGCAACGAGATCCGGGCGCGGAACAACCTGCCGGCTGTCGAGGGCGGGGACGAGCTGATCGTCCCGATGAACGTCACCGAGGGCGGCCTGGCCAATCCCCGGGATACGGCCCCCGATCCGGGAGACACGGCCCCCAAAGCGCGCGGCCTGCCGCGTACCAAGGCGAGCGGCAAGCCTTCCACTATCGGCACCTTCGTGTCCGAGCGGGACGCCCTCGAGAAGACCCTCGTCCGGTTCAGCGAGCGGCAGGCCGATGCGCTGCTCGTTGCGGCCGGCGTGAAGGCCAACGAGGACGGGATGCCGGATCTGTTGGAGCTGTGGGCCAAGGGGTCAGAGGACCGGCTCGCGCAGCTGCAGGCGCTGCTCGGCAACCACGGGTTCCGGCTCGCGCAGGTCGGTGCGTGGGAAGTCCTCGACGTCCACAACCCCGAGGCCGAGGACTGGTCGGCCGATGTGATGCTCGCCTGGATCCTCGCGGCTGCAGAGACGCATGCGGCGCAGCACGAGGAAGCGGGACGGGAGGCCGTCGCCACGGTGCAGGAAGAGGGCGGCGACGGCTGGCGGGAGGCCCTGCAGACGGCCGCGGGCGCGTGGGGCACCGCGGCCGCTGCACGGGCACTGACCGCCTCCACCGAGCTGCGCTCCTTCGGCGGCCACGACGCGGCCGGCGCGAGCGGGCTGACGAAAAAGATCTGGCGCACCGGTGGCACGAACCCGCGCGCCTCGCACAAGGCGCAGAACGGCGAGTCCGTGTCGCTGGACGACGTGTTCTCCAACGGTCTGCGCTGGCCCGGTGACGGCAAGGGCGAGACGAAAGAGCTCGTCAACTGCAACTGCAAGCTCGACTACGAGGGGGGCTGA
- a CDS encoding phage terminase small subunit P27 family, which yields MGRTAKPAALKLISGRAPGRDSGGRVVNKGPAFRRIPPRAPTWLSREAAAEWKRVAPGLERLDLLKEEDRAVLAAYCETWSQFVTATRTVSREGITSEVTTISVSGAETTRIVPNPAVAIARSAGRELRAFAAQFGLTPSSEQALARGADDGEEDDNPF from the coding sequence GTGGGACGGACCGCCAAGCCAGCCGCCCTCAAGCTCATCTCGGGGCGTGCGCCCGGCCGCGACTCCGGCGGCCGCGTCGTCAACAAGGGGCCGGCCTTCCGCCGCATCCCGCCCCGGGCGCCGACCTGGCTCAGCCGCGAGGCGGCTGCCGAGTGGAAGCGGGTCGCGCCCGGCCTCGAGCGCCTGGACCTCCTCAAGGAGGAGGACCGTGCGGTCCTCGCCGCCTACTGCGAGACCTGGTCCCAGTTCGTCACCGCCACCCGGACGGTCAGCCGCGAGGGCATCACCTCCGAGGTCACGACCATCAGCGTCTCCGGCGCCGAGACGACGCGCATCGTGCCGAACCCCGCCGTGGCGATCGCGCGTTCCGCCGGCCGTGAGCTGCGGGCGTTCGCCGCACAGTTCGGCCTGACCCCCTCCAGCGAGCAGGCCCTGGCGAGAGGGGCCGACGATGGCGAAGAGGACGACAACCCGTTCTGA
- a CDS encoding terminase large subunit: MAKRTTTRSEPQFDLPDEAELERLKLSPEVAWYLLSRGIPLPDCPPLIQTPSPGEAPGAVFDPDRVDTVIRAFSKLRHTQGRWAGSPLVPDPWQVAYVIAPVFGWVQWEEDADAYVRVVRELYVDVPRKNGKSTLSGGIAIYLTCADGEPGAQVVAAATSERQAGFVFAPIKQLAERAPALKDRVVALKKKIVHKRSNSYFECVASVADAQHGANLHGAVIDELHIHKDPELVETIETGTGSRTQPLIVIITTADSGKRETIYNRKRTRIEQLSRRVFTAHTVYGVVWAAEKDDDPHDEATWRKANPGYGISPTRAYMRARSDEAKQSPADLAKFLRLHLGIRTKQETKFLLLTAWDRNAGMVDEQAFAERDTWGGLDLASTSDLCALCWLFPDDETGTLDAVWRFWTPEDNLASLDKRTAGAASRWVREGFLTKTPGNVADYDFIKEQIRRDRDTFKVKSLGYDPWNASQLTNDLVSERAPMVKVRQGFQTMSPVLKEIQRLTLQGTPEAPALRHGGHPVVRWCVDNLAVVMDPAGNVKPDKANSNDKIDGVSALATAMAEIIARPPRRKSRYADEDEIMVV; encoded by the coding sequence ATGGCGAAGAGGACGACAACCCGTTCTGAGCCGCAGTTCGACCTCCCCGACGAGGCCGAGCTCGAGCGGCTCAAGCTCTCCCCCGAGGTCGCCTGGTACCTCCTCAGCCGCGGCATTCCGCTGCCGGACTGCCCGCCGCTGATTCAGACCCCCAGCCCGGGCGAGGCGCCCGGCGCTGTGTTCGACCCGGACCGCGTCGACACGGTGATCCGCGCGTTCTCCAAGCTCCGGCACACCCAGGGTCGGTGGGCCGGCAGCCCGCTGGTGCCGGATCCGTGGCAGGTCGCGTACGTCATCGCGCCCGTCTTCGGCTGGGTGCAGTGGGAGGAGGACGCAGACGCGTACGTGCGCGTGGTGCGCGAGCTGTACGTGGACGTGCCCCGCAAGAACGGCAAGTCCACGCTGTCGGGCGGCATCGCGATCTACCTGACCTGCGCGGACGGCGAGCCCGGCGCACAGGTCGTTGCGGCCGCGACGTCGGAGCGGCAGGCCGGGTTCGTGTTCGCGCCGATCAAGCAGCTCGCCGAGCGGGCCCCGGCGCTGAAGGACCGCGTCGTCGCGCTGAAGAAGAAGATCGTCCACAAGCGGAGCAACTCGTACTTCGAGTGCGTCGCTTCGGTCGCTGACGCCCAGCACGGTGCGAACCTGCACGGCGCGGTCATCGACGAGCTCCACATCCACAAGGACCCCGAGCTCGTCGAGACGATCGAGACCGGCACCGGCTCGCGTACCCAGCCGCTGATCGTCATCATCACCACGGCCGACTCCGGCAAGCGGGAGACGATCTACAACCGCAAGCGCACGCGGATCGAGCAGCTGTCGCGGCGCGTGTTCACCGCGCACACCGTGTACGGCGTGGTGTGGGCGGCCGAGAAGGACGACGACCCGCACGACGAGGCGACCTGGCGCAAGGCCAACCCCGGGTACGGGATCAGCCCGACCCGCGCGTACATGCGCGCGCGGTCGGACGAGGCCAAGCAGTCCCCGGCCGACCTGGCGAAGTTCCTTCGCCTGCACCTGGGGATCCGCACCAAGCAGGAGACGAAGTTCCTGCTCCTGACCGCGTGGGACCGCAACGCGGGCATGGTCGACGAGCAGGCCTTCGCCGAACGGGACACCTGGGGCGGCCTCGACCTCGCCAGCACCAGCGACCTGTGTGCGCTGTGCTGGCTGTTCCCCGACGACGAGACCGGGACCCTGGACGCGGTCTGGCGGTTCTGGACGCCGGAGGACAACCTCGCCTCCCTCGACAAGCGGACCGCCGGCGCCGCATCCCGGTGGGTGCGCGAAGGATTCCTGACCAAGACGCCGGGCAACGTGGCGGACTACGACTTCATCAAGGAGCAGATCCGCCGCGACCGCGACACCTTCAAGGTCAAGTCGCTGGGCTACGACCCGTGGAACGCCAGCCAGTTGACCAACGACCTGGTCTCCGAGCGGGCCCCCATGGTCAAAGTGAGGCAAGGTTTCCAGACCATGAGCCCGGTCCTCAAAGAGATCCAGCGGCTCACGCTGCAGGGCACCCCCGAGGCGCCGGCGCTGCGGCACGGCGGGCATCCCGTCGTGCGCTGGTGCGTCGACAACCTCGCCGTCGTCATGGACCCCGCGGGCAACGTGAAGCCCGACAAGGCCAACAGCAACGACAAGATCGACGGCGTGTCAGCGCTGGCCACAGCCATGGCCGAGATCATCGCCAGGCCCCCGCGCCGGAAGTCCCGGTACGCGGACGAAGACGAAATCATGGTCGTGTAG
- a CDS encoding HNH endonuclease — MPYAPPSRCTDPECSEFATKGSRCDDHQPIPWRGRDNKAERYGISSGEWRKLKAKVTTRDNGCCYMCGAEPVDPDDEDAEPHELDHVIPISEGGARRSLDNLGLACTSCHDAKSKAEARRANQRRRKAR, encoded by the coding sequence GTGCCGTACGCCCCACCCTCACGCTGCACCGACCCCGAGTGCTCTGAGTTCGCCACCAAGGGATCACGCTGTGATGATCACCAGCCCATCCCATGGCGAGGCCGAGACAACAAGGCCGAGCGATACGGCATCTCAAGCGGCGAGTGGCGCAAGCTCAAGGCCAAGGTCACCACGCGTGACAACGGCTGCTGCTACATGTGCGGCGCCGAACCCGTCGACCCCGACGACGAAGACGCCGAGCCGCACGAGCTCGACCACGTCATCCCCATCAGCGAAGGCGGAGCACGCCGCTCCCTCGACAACCTCGGCCTCGCCTGCACCTCGTGCCACGACGCCAAGAGCAAGGCCGAGGCCCGACGGGCCAACCAGAGGCGCCGCAAGGCCCGCTGA
- a CDS encoding DUF2637 domain-containing protein — translation MRAQLAGVDAVLVQALIAAALSFAHLHDIALAAGQDGWKAWAYPVSVDLLLVAAWRRLRSGEAKAAGWCWFVIALAASLGANVATAGLLDLNDVPAWLRILVAGWPAVAFLGGTLLAHTAPARTGEDHKGPEDTDDTVGQEDAPELVPEEPPPTPPAIEPPPPERPAVSVPAALVEHARKVAAEHHTRTGTPIDTLTLRARLGVPAPMAEAIAAHL, via the coding sequence ATGCGCGCCCAACTGGCCGGTGTCGACGCGGTGCTCGTCCAGGCGCTCATCGCCGCCGCGCTGTCCTTCGCCCACCTGCACGACATCGCCCTGGCGGCCGGTCAGGACGGGTGGAAGGCGTGGGCCTATCCCGTCTCGGTCGACCTGCTGCTCGTCGCCGCCTGGCGCCGACTGCGGTCCGGTGAGGCGAAAGCGGCCGGGTGGTGCTGGTTCGTCATCGCCCTCGCCGCCTCCCTCGGCGCGAACGTCGCCACCGCCGGCCTACTCGACCTGAACGACGTCCCGGCCTGGCTGCGCATCCTCGTCGCGGGCTGGCCCGCCGTCGCCTTCCTCGGCGGAACCCTCCTCGCCCACACCGCCCCCGCGAGAACCGGTGAAGACCACAAGGGCCCAGAGGACACGGACGACACCGTGGGCCAGGAGGACGCGCCCGAACTCGTCCCCGAGGAACCGCCGCCGACACCACCGGCCATCGAGCCACCGCCGCCCGAGCGACCCGCCGTATCCGTCCCGGCCGCCCTCGTCGAACACGCCCGCAAAGTCGCCGCCGAACACCACACCCGCACCGGAACACCCATCGACACCCTCACCCTCCGGGCCCGCCTCGGCGTCCCCGCCCCCATGGCCGAAGCCATCGCCGCCCACCTCTGA
- a CDS encoding helix-turn-helix domain-containing protein translates to MSDEEVRRVTEAVEAVEQIADVEQRVRAKSRIMAAQVERNREWAKERDELIQRLHHEEGLSYRKIAARLEIKLSTVQDVFRGYKGSGTTRPRKAEPEE, encoded by the coding sequence GTGAGCGACGAGGAGGTGCGCCGCGTGACGGAGGCCGTCGAGGCAGTCGAACAGATTGCCGACGTGGAGCAGCGTGTCAGGGCCAAGAGCCGGATCATGGCCGCGCAAGTGGAGCGCAACCGCGAGTGGGCCAAAGAGCGGGATGAGCTGATCCAACGGCTGCACCACGAGGAGGGCCTGTCGTACCGCAAGATCGCCGCGCGCCTGGAGATCAAGCTGAGCACCGTGCAGGACGTCTTCCGCGGGTACAAAGGGTCCGGCACCACGCGCCCGAGGAAGGCCGAGCCGGAGGAGTAG
- a CDS encoding replication initiator: MRLDGHRTEHDVDTTTGEIGRVLQHLDSTDLPAGQLLVRCNNRRTTRCAACSEVYRRDTFHLITSGLRGGKGTPEHVATHPRVFATFTAPSFGPVHNRPSSGRPCRCGTRHDQDDAVLGTALDPDAYDYEAAVLWNAHAGPLWRRFSTYLRREVAKRAGLSQRRFRDHARVSFAKVAEYQKRGAVHFHAVIRIDGPTGGDTPPPTWATAELLTDAIEAAAVKVRVDGPVIDGRAHTFTFGRQLDVRTIRSADFNDGQELTERAVASYIAKYATKGAETATGALDRPLKFAAELAQLDISDHARRLIRTAWTLGARKSLEHLRLRAWAHMLGFRGHFSTKSRRYSTTLGALRDARAEWRRAQAATANGPAPDTTYVLAHWVFAGTGLSDTEAWLAASLEPAPGTEGEPTHA, encoded by the coding sequence ATCCGCCTCGACGGGCACCGCACCGAGCACGACGTCGACACCACGACCGGTGAGATCGGCCGTGTCCTCCAGCACCTCGACTCCACCGACCTCCCGGCCGGCCAACTCCTCGTGCGCTGCAACAACCGCCGGACGACTCGGTGCGCGGCCTGCTCCGAGGTCTACCGCCGCGACACCTTCCACCTGATCACCTCCGGCCTGCGCGGCGGCAAGGGCACTCCTGAACACGTCGCCACCCACCCGCGCGTCTTCGCCACCTTCACCGCACCGAGCTTCGGCCCGGTCCACAACCGCCCTTCCAGCGGACGGCCCTGCCGCTGCGGAACCCGCCACGACCAGGACGACGCCGTACTTGGTACCGCGCTCGACCCGGACGCGTACGACTACGAAGCGGCCGTTCTCTGGAACGCGCACGCCGGTCCGCTCTGGCGACGCTTCTCCACCTACCTGCGCCGAGAGGTCGCCAAGCGGGCGGGCCTGTCACAACGCCGGTTTCGCGACCACGCCCGCGTCTCCTTCGCCAAGGTCGCCGAGTACCAAAAGCGTGGCGCCGTCCACTTCCACGCCGTCATCCGCATCGACGGCCCCACCGGCGGCGACACCCCGCCCCCGACCTGGGCCACCGCCGAACTCCTCACCGACGCCATCGAGGCAGCGGCAGTCAAGGTTCGCGTGGACGGCCCGGTCATCGACGGACGCGCCCACACCTTCACCTTCGGCCGCCAACTCGACGTGCGCACCATCCGCTCCGCCGACTTCAACGACGGCCAGGAACTGACCGAACGCGCCGTCGCCTCGTACATCGCCAAGTACGCCACCAAGGGCGCCGAAACAGCCACGGGAGCTCTCGACCGACCGCTGAAGTTCGCCGCCGAGCTGGCTCAGCTCGACATCAGCGACCACGCCCGCCGCCTCATCCGAACTGCCTGGACCCTCGGCGCACGCAAGAGCCTCGAACACCTCCGCCTGCGCGCCTGGGCCCACATGCTCGGCTTCCGCGGCCACTTCTCCACCAAATCCCGCCGCTACTCCACCACCCTCGGCGCCCTCCGCGACGCCCGCGCCGAATGGCGCCGCGCCCAAGCCGCAACGGCCAACGGACCGGCGCCCGACACGACGTACGTCCTTGCCCACTGGGTCTTCGCCGGAACCGGCCTGTCCGACACCGAAGCCTGGCTTGCCGCATCCCTCGAACCCGCCCCCGGAACAGAAGGAGAACCGACGCATGCGTGA
- a CDS encoding helix-turn-helix domain-containing protein: MKPNGPVIRAIRKARKVSLRWLQDETGLDRGYLSRMERGLIQESGDQQVERVATALNVPPDVITQEE, encoded by the coding sequence GTGAAGCCCAACGGACCTGTCATCAGAGCCATACGTAAGGCGAGGAAAGTGAGCCTTCGTTGGCTCCAGGACGAGACGGGCCTGGATCGGGGCTACCTCTCCCGCATGGAGCGAGGCCTCATCCAGGAGTCCGGTGACCAGCAGGTCGAACGGGTTGCCACCGCGTTGAACGTCCCCCCTGACGTGATCACCCAAGAGGAGTAG
- a CDS encoding mobile element transfer protein has protein sequence MSANRRFRNVTRLGPVQVATSYDGRGREKHTAVCTAPRCGFSADYDSRAAAELAARTHRCPVR, from the coding sequence GTGTCCGCCAACCGCCGCTTCCGCAACGTCACCCGCCTCGGCCCCGTCCAGGTCGCCACGTCCTACGACGGCCGGGGCCGCGAGAAGCACACCGCCGTCTGTACGGCTCCGCGCTGCGGCTTCTCCGCCGACTACGACAGCCGCGCCGCCGCCGAGCTGGCCGCCCGCACCCACCGCTGCCCCGTCCGCTGA
- a CDS encoding helix-turn-helix transcriptional regulator, translated as MDPDSKRLGSELQRARESRRPRLKQGDAGETLGVSRTTIQNIEHGKFTRINSTVRKYARLLGWPEGAEDRVMAGGPVLDEAVSSSPPPSEASSSELGLTPEVEYELRAGETLGSQVINLGPDDEDGHIIVVLQGRKGATPEEIERIAARYRRARRHLQGLAAESGEVADP; from the coding sequence ATGGACCCCGACTCCAAGCGGCTTGGCTCCGAGCTTCAGAGAGCGCGTGAAAGCCGACGCCCAAGGCTCAAGCAGGGCGACGCCGGCGAGACGCTCGGCGTGAGCCGAACCACGATCCAGAACATCGAGCACGGCAAGTTCACCCGGATCAACTCCACCGTGCGGAAGTACGCGCGGCTTCTCGGCTGGCCCGAGGGCGCCGAGGACCGCGTCATGGCCGGCGGACCGGTGCTCGACGAAGCCGTATCGAGCAGCCCTCCGCCGAGCGAGGCTTCTTCGTCCGAGCTGGGCCTGACGCCGGAAGTCGAGTACGAACTCAGAGCGGGCGAGACACTCGGCTCACAGGTCATCAATCTGGGACCCGACGACGAGGACGGGCACATCATCGTCGTCCTGCAAGGCCGAAAAGGCGCTACGCCAGAGGAGATTGAACGGATCGCAGCCCGCTACCGGCGGGCTCGTCGGCACCTGCAGGGACTCGCGGCGGAATCAGGGGAGGTTGCAGATCCTTAG